A stretch of DNA from Lotus japonicus ecotype B-129 chromosome 4, LjGifu_v1.2:
AATGTAGGTTTAAAAATCCTTCAACAATtcgcaaaatcaattttgatcaGAAACTCACATTAGTTTTTCAGtttcatataaaattgattctgaaaaatagcaagaaaagaaaagaaaactaatCCAAAGAATGCTAGAAAATTTGTAGAAACAATTGCCCCTCCATCATTATCCCCAGATCATGATCATGATCATCATCTACCCATTTTGCTGTTATCTAAACCTAATTATTTCTTCTCATAACCTCTAGCTCTAGCTTGAGCATCTCTCACTTCCCTGAGATACTCCCTCACCACTCTTTCCCCGAACGGGTTCATCTCCGGCGACCCACCGTTCTCTTCAAACGCCACAAGCAACCGACCCACGATTCCATCAAGAGCATCCCACGATTGCTTCGGAGGACAAGGACACGGACCAGGTGGGTACGAATCCCCATAATACTCACAATTCTCAGAGTGAATCTGGGTTTCGCCGAACTGATCCATGTACCGGAGGAAACCCAGAACGATTTCGCCGCCATCGCAGTGACATGATGGCGAATGGTGGTTCTTCACGTACACGCAGAACGTGTTCCAGTCACGTCTCTTTTGGGACTCGTACCTGCTAAAACGAGGACGAGCAACAGGGTAGAATTGCGTCGTTTGTGGTGGTGTGTATGGTGAAAACTCTTCAGTTTGGTTGTAGTTTTCAGGGGAGTTGCTCCGGTAGGATACGGCGGCGCCGGCTGCGGCCGCGGCTGCTGCGGCGGCTGACATGTTAAGGTTGTGAAATTTGGATGATGGGAATTATTGGGTTTCcctattttttagtttttggaTATTGAATTTGTGGTTTTGTATTTGATGTGTGATCTTGGGAATAGAGGGGTGAGTGAATTAAGGTGGTGGGGAATAGTGTGTTGTTACGGAATAATTGGAGATATAGAAAAACTCATCCTTTGAATTGGTTGGCTTCCCTAATTAATAGCATCTTAGACTTTGTACTTTCACACAAAGTTTCAAGAAGATAGAtaaacttttttatatttttttttaaaaaagttaagATAGATAAACCTTTAACCTTTAgtgtttttttgcaaaaatataGTATTAACTAAGAGTGTACGCCAACCCATTATAAAAagtagggttaaatatgtttttcgtccctaaactttggtCGGAATCCGGTTTTCGTCCCTCCCGGCGTAACTTCCGGATGAGGACCTCAGACTATGACCGTCGTTTGGAAATCGTCCCTGTCGGAGTGGTTGCGTTGACCGCCGTAGACACCTGTCATATTTTGCCCACGTGGCcctgccacgtcaattaatgaagctgatgtggaaaaaaattaaaaaattaaaaaaaaaccttacaaattaagaaattaacataatttaaataaaaagaatgaaAACCCTAATCAAATAATCCTAAACCCATATAACAATAGAAACTGCCCCCAAAATTTCACAATCTTCACTTGTTATCCCTCTCATACTTCACCTCTCACCTTCACTGTGCAAGCATCGTAGTCTCCGCCGCTGCCACCATCGTCGACGAAGCTTCCACCATCGAGGAAGCACGAAGACGACGTTGCGAAGGTTAGTGCCACTGCTCCTTTGTGTTCATATGCTGGGTTTCACTTCCTCATGCTACATTCTGTTGAGTCTGGTTCATGCTACATCCTCATTTTAGGGTTTTCGAAAAGGGATTTCGTGTTAGGTTTTTCGTTTAAGGGTTTTGGTATTTCGATTTTGGGTTTCTTAAATGTCATTTGTTGTTCTAGGGTTTCTTAATcgggtttttttttaatttgttaacaAGAATTTCTCGGTTCACCATCTGATTACCCATTATTGTCATTCTGTTGAACATATGTCTTTCAATATGAGGATTCATCATATGGGTCACTTTGTTTCTGAGCCTTATCTGCACTATAGAGAAGGAGGCATTCATGAATATAATGACCTTGAAGTTGACAGGTGGTGCTATTTTGACTGTCTTGATTATGTCAAAGACCTGGGCTATACAAGGGGCAAGTACAAGGTATTCAGGAGGACACAAGAGGATGTGGAGAGTCATAAGATTAGGCCTGTGTTGACAGATAATGAGGCTATGGTGTGTGCTACTTATGCTGCTGAACACAGGGTTGACTTGGAGTTATTTGTGGAGCATGATTCTGAAGACCTTCCTAGGTCACCAGTTGATTTACTGAAGTTTCTGGATGGTAAGAGAAATGAGCATGATGTTGCTGTGAACAAGCCACCACCTAAGGATGGGCCAAACAAGCCTTTCAAGCCTCCAGCTATGAAGCCCAAGCCTGCAGTGAAAGTGGTTAACCCTGCAGCAAGTAAGCAGGTTGACCAGCCATCAAAAAAGCAACCTCCACCTAAGAAGAAGGTTGATCCCCCAGCAAAAAAGCAAGCTCCATCAAAGCAGAAGGGTGATCGCCCAGCAAATAAGAGGCGCCTCCCTGAGTTGTTGTtggtttcaagtgatgaagaagaagttcTAGTGAATGTGAATGGTAGTGGTCCTTCTGGGGTGCATATGACTGAGGAAGAAGTTGCTGTGAATGAAGAAGaagttgctgctgctgctatcaAAGCAATTAGAGGAAAAGCACCAATGATTGACAGTGAGGAATCTTCTGATACTGAGAATTCAGTGGATGGTATCCACTTCAGTGATACTGAAGAGGGGAGGGAACAAGATATTGATGATGGTTTTGAGGACCCTAACATTGGAGTGGCTGAAGCATTGCTGAGAAAACAATTAAAGGTCATGGCTGCTGGAAAATTTGGTATTTATGATGAGCCTAATGATAATGGTATAGGGGAAGAATCTGGTTTTCATGGTGACCATGAGATGGCTGATGGGTGGCGGAGTGAGGATTTGGATAGCATGTCAAGTGGTGATGAAAGTGATGGAGTCAAGATAAATTATCCAAGGTTTCACAAAGAAGACATGAGGGCAGAGTTCAAGTTCAAGGTGGGCATGGAATTCACATCATTGGATGAGTTCAAACGAGCTGCAATAGACCATTCAGTGTTAAATGGGAGGTCGGTTAGGTTTGAGAAAAATGACACAATCAGTGTAAGGGCTGTATGCAAGAACCTTGAATGTAAGTTTGTAATGCTGTGTAGTAAGGTTGGTGGGAAGCAAACATTCTCCATCAAAACCTTAGTTGCAACACATACCTGTGGCAGGGTCTTTAACAACAAATGTGCATCATCTAAATGGGTGGCCAGCAAGCTTGTGGACAAGGTCAGAATTTCAAGAAAGGTGAAACTTAATGAGATTGTTGATCAATTCAAGGTTGGGTATGCAACTGGGATCACTAGGTGGAGAGCATGGATGGCCAGAAAGATAGCATTGGAGATAGTTGAAGGAGATACAAATAATATGATAGTGAGATGAAGCTTAGAAGCTTAGAACCTTCTAGACCCACCAGAGCAAGAATAAATGATAAACCCCATCACATATCAGAAATGCATTACATTGGTTCATTGAACCATTCAGATATAATAGCATGAGAAAAGTGTCTACTTTTGGCCCTTAACCATTTCCAAGCTTTCAACTTAACTTGCTCTAAGATGAGTATTCCTCTAAGATTGTTGCTCGAACAAACTCAACCCCACGAAAAATTGCCTCATATCTTCCCCATTATACTTGCCAAACTACTACCAACCAAATCAAAGATAGCCCAGCCTTGTTACTAAGCAAACTACATCCAGCAAATTGAACAAAATGTTCCTTCGCAGATATAGgtgaaacaaaataaagaccCAGCCATTGACACACCAAGCCCCACACCCGCCACACACACGagcaattaaaaaaatagatgAAAGACAGATTCATCCTCGCCACTGCACAACGAACAACGTGGGTCAGCAATTGACATAGaccttttaattaaattatcattGGTTTGAATCCTATTAATCAAAATCTTCCATCCAAGGCAATTACATTGATGAGACACTGTAACAACTTTTTCATAAGCTGATCTGACATAATATTTCTCATCCATCTCCTTCACCCAGACTCATCTGTCCCTCTATACATTTAACCTTTGCTAGTAAAAATATAGGATTTTTGAATTGATACATTATGTTTGGATATAATACTCATTAAAAGATTAAAGATAAGATCGATTATGTTTTTCGTTCTCTGACTTATGCACTTGAATCCGAAATAGTTTTTATatgttggtggtggtgctgAGTGAGGTTTGCGGTAGGGTTGTTGGATGGGAATAGAGGGTTGTGTGAATTAAAGTTGATGGGAAAAATTGTTAGTTGTTGCGAAATAATTAAAGATAAAGATAAACTGATCCTTTGAATTGGTTGGCTTTCCTAAATAATAGTATCTTAGACTTTGTACTTTCACAAGATAAGCTTTTGTGTGTGTTTGTTAAGATTTTATTAGTAAAAATATAGGATTTTTGAGTTGATACGTTTTGGTACAATATATTACACATTACTCATATAGATTTAAAGCTAATGTTAAATATGTTTTCGGTCCTTGATTtatacatttaaatttaaaaaagttcctaaaaatacttttttttatggTAGTGGTGGTGTTGGATGGGAGGagtaaaaagaagaagatggggtTGGGTGGTAGCACAAAAAGAGAAGGGAGGAGGAAGATTATCAAAATCGATTCTCTATTAATATTTATTGGTGATTGATTAATGAAAATACATGTCGACAGATAAATAGTTACGTTGAAATGTGTTTTAAAAAGTTGGAATACATCAAAAGGCCCCtagaattgtaaagggaatcagtttcagggcctgaaaaattttcgcatcaaattgggtccctaagaaattttttttaattcaattaaggccaaagtgtgccagacctcaattttgtcctagtcataatttacacgtggcttttataattttttttaattaaaaaaaaaataattccaactcatctcatttatttaaagagaaaaattaaaaattaaaaaattccaatttatttaacttttatCCTAATTATatctttaatcttatctccCTCAATCTCCAtggaatcaacaacaacaaattcagaagaaaaaaaaatcctcagaATCAACAACAAATCTAACATCAaccaccatcttcatcttcatcctcaaaccCAGAAACAACCACAAATTCAACATCACCCAAAAACAACCACAAATTCAACATCACTCATCGTCTTCATCTTCAGCCCCAAACCACCAAAGAGTCAAATACTGATTTCAAATCAAGGTTTCTTCACATAAAAGCTCTGAATGTCAAGAAGCCACAATCTTCAAGCTGGACAACCCATCAAAATGAACATTTATGTTTTAAATCATAAACATGATATGTGAACCAAATCACAAAACTTCTAGCTcattaaaaaatcacaaaacttctAGCTcattaaaaaatcacaaaccaGATTCAACCCCTCTTTTGTGTGCTGGCAAGCAGTACAAAATCACAAACCAGATTCCACCACTGAGAAGCTCCACAACGCGATCCACCTCCTCGAGATCCAGCTCCGCTCCGAGTTGCTCTCCCGCCACGACAACCTCCTCTCCCATCTCTCCTCACGCCGACCACGCCCTCTCCACCctcctctcctccctccaatccTCCCAACGCCGCCTCCGATCTGAACTCTCCTAACCTCACCGCTCAATCGCTACCAAAACCTCCCACCTCTCCAACCTCCACGGAACCACCGAGCTTCTCCAGCACTCCTTCCACACCCTCGCCTCTGCAAGAAGCTCCGAGACCTCATGGCAGCCGCCGATCCGGATAAGCTCGACCTCGCCAAGGCCGCGCAGTTCCACTCCATGATCCTGAGCCTCTGCGACGAGCACGACCTCGCCGGCATCGACGCCGTAGACGAGGAGCTCCGGTGGGTGAGGGAGAGCGGCGACAGGTTGAGGAGCGAAGCAATGAAGGTTCTGGAGAGGGGAATGGAAGGGTTGAACCAGGAAGAGGTTGGAACTGGGTTGTAGGTTTTCTATAATTTGGGTGAATTGAAGGgtaattagatttaggttttattttttaggaaatgagttggaaaataaaataaaaatattaaatggtgtttaaaaaaattataaaagccatgTGGAAAAAAAGTTTAAGACACATCAGcagctggcacactttggccttaattgaattaaaaaaaatttcttagggacccaatttgatgcaaaaattttacaggtcctggaactgattccctttacaatttcagggaccttctgatgtattaagcctaaaaagttttttttttcttatcgaCTATTTCTGATTAAGTTTATTAGCTTGGAAACTGAAAACATATTTCGCCCTTAagatagtatatatatatatatatatatatatatatatatatatattatattgttttgttataatagataataataataaatatgaatttttttacatcggaaaaataaattacaccttTTAAATATTAATCTCTGAACCTTTCCCTTCCCAATCCATATGACAGAATAATATATAATTATACATGGTTAGGTTCAAATAaggtaatttttgttttttttagtaATTGAAGAAAATATATACCTCTAAAAATTTAGAATGTCCGGAgttcaaaatatttaaattgtCAAGAGTTTGTGGAACCAAGAAATTTTTCGTACCATTCTTTTGAAACTTTCTATGTAACTTTACTAGGTagttacccgtgcgatgcacggtcactaattttataaaattaaaacatttgttattttataatctaaaatatttaataaaatataattagtgTTTTATCAATCAAATATACTAAAGATTAATAATGCAATTGATAAGTATTGTAACTTTGTTTAACGAAAAAAGAGAatataatcaaattaaaaaaaataattatctaAAGAACAAAGTGTAATATGTCAAAAAATTTATCTCCCTAAGTTTAGATATAGTTATTTAAACTATTAtaattcttgtttttttttgtttttattagatTCAAGTGTCAATGAGTAATTATaccatatttaatttaatttacatctcaCTCAAGTACTAAGTGATTAATATTGAAAAGAGTCTTATAGATATGCACGTTTACTGCAAACCAATTTTATACCAATAAccaattttataataataaatttcacattaaattttaatcaaaaccaaattacatttttttttaaatgaaccaAAATACATTTGTAATGTGTTAAAATTCAATTTGGTAATCGAGTAAAAACTTTAAATTGTAGAAAAAGAATACCAAATAACAAAACATTATAATTAACAACCAAATTTAtacgttaaaaaaaatataaaaaatttgtaCACATTATTAGATAGATATCATTCCAAACAAATAGATTTTAACAATTAATTGTATATTTGCATTAACATGGCATATAAGGCATATGACACACCCATGTGACCTTGATAAACAGAGATGCACACTTTTAATGGACCTTGCAGCAATGGCAGGTCCCCTGGCGTGTCTTTAATTTAAGGGAGAAAGATTTTATGATAAATACATAAACACATAACCTATCATTTCTCTGCATGTCATTTCTCAAAGAACCATTAACCATATACTTTGTTATTGTTTCCACAGAGCCTCGTGGGCTATCTAGCATAACACCATAGAAAGCTACCACATTTGGATGGTGCAAGTCTGCCAGCTTGATTTCCTCATTCCAAAAGTCATCTCTCACCTTGATGCATAAACAAAAAACAACTGAAGATAGATTCCTAATTACCAAAGAAAGTAGGGGAttatagaaataaaaacaaatcaaTAATAATGAGATACAGACCAAGTGGTCCTGCTCTTAAGGCTTTACAGCAAAACACCTATCATTAATTTGCTCAATTTCTACATCAGTACCTTTCCATTTTCCGTGATATGCAGTCCCAAAGATCTGAGAACCTAATTCTATCAGTTCTTCAAGGCCAGTATTCTTCATAACCTAACCACATTCCCACAGCAAGGTTTTAGCTTAGTTGAGCCAACAATATTTTCATAGAAGAGAAAACATACATGATAAACATGAACCAGCCCAAGTAGGAATAAATAAAAAGTTTCCTCACAATTCAGATCATTGCCTTTTGAAGGACCAAACATTGAAgtatgtgttttctttgtttgtcTGCATCAAATTAACAAAAATGTTTGGTGATGAAATTAAGAAACTCATTATTT
This window harbors:
- the LOC130711402 gene encoding protein LIGHT-DEPENDENT SHORT HYPOCOTYLS 1-like encodes the protein MSAAAAAAAAAGAAVSYRSNSPENYNQTEEFSPYTPPQTTQFYPVARPRFSRYESQKRRDWNTFCVYVKNHHSPSCHCDGGEIVLGFLRYMDQFGETQIHSENCEYYGDSYPPGPCPCPPKQSWDALDGIVGRLLVAFEENGGSPEMNPFGERVVREYLREVRDAQARARGYEKK